TGCCGGTACTTCTCTACCGTGAGGGTCACGGTGGCTTCGGTAATATTCGACAGATACCGTCCGAATTTGCTGATCTTCTCTTCAGCGTAACTTCTCAGTGCAGGGGTAACCTCCAGGTGTCTACCGTTCACAATGATGTTCATGTGTCCTCCTTTTCGGGTTCGTGCGAGGGTTAGGGCAAGGTCCTTCTTTCAGTGATCAAAGGTCACCTTCTTGCGTTGTCCCTGGGACGGGATCTTGAGATCTTCCCGGTATTTTGCCACGGTCCTTCTCGCGATGATGATGTTCTTTGCCTTGAGCAGCTCCACAATCTTCTGGTCGCTGAGCGGTTTTTGGTTGTCTTCCTCGGAAACGAGTTTCCTGATGACGTCCTTGACGGAGGTTGATGAGACCGCGCCTGCCTCGCCCTGAAGCGCACTGCTGAAGAAATACCGGAAACCGAAAAGACCGTGGTTGCAGGAAAGGTATTTGTTCGAAGTCACCCTGCTGATGGTACTCTCGTGCATGCCGAGGCTCAGGGCGACATCCTTCAAGTTCAACGGTTTCAGAGAGGAGACATCCCTATCGAAAAAATCCCTCTGAAAGTTCAGGATGCTTTCCGTGACACGGTAAATGGTCCTGTTCCTCTGGTCAAGACTCTTGAGGAGCCAGACCGCGGAACGGAGCTTGTCATCGACAAACTGCTTCTCCTCCTTGGTAAGGGACTTTTTCGAGAGGAGGAGTTTTCGGTACTGATTACTCAGTCTGAGACGCGGCAATCTGTCGTCGTTCAGGATGATCTGGTATCCGTCCTCCGTCTTGACCACGTAAACGTCGGGTACGACATACTCGGCTGAGGAAGTCGAAAAATTTCTTGCCGGTTTGGGTTCAAGCCCTTCGATGATACTCACGGCCGCGATGATGTCGTCGAGGGGCGAGCCATACTGCTTCGCCACCTGTTG
This window of the Thermodesulfovibrionales bacterium genome carries:
- the rpoN gene encoding RNA polymerase factor sigma-54; protein product: MAALESRLELKLSQKLVLTPQLQLAIKLLQMPQLELSEALTQELIENPFLEEIGEDKEDLTKEEIENIEPETFSDDTEAPLEKLISSGGLSVDDYFDERGSDGRDLGYFTPGTVESPSFEQFVSKEMDLTDHLMWQLRLSDVSDEMKRIGEMIIGNIDENGYLRASVEEIADAAHAATERVASALLHIQGFDPPGIAARNLQECLLLQLRALNLTGSLVEKIVLNNLADLEKKRYQQVAKQYGSPLDDIIAAVSIIEGLEPKPARNFSTSSAEYVVPDVYVVKTEDGYQIILNDDRLPRLRLSNQYRKLLLSKKSLTKEEKQFVDDKLRSAVWLLKSLDQRNRTIYRVTESILNFQRDFFDRDVSSLKPLNLKDVALSLGMHESTISRVTSNKYLSCNHGLFGFRYFFSSALQGEAGAVSSTSVKDVIRKLVSEEDNQKPLSDQKIVELLKAKNIIIARRTVAKYREDLKIPSQGQRKKVTFDH